The following coding sequences lie in one Candidatus Eremiobacterota bacterium genomic window:
- a CDS encoding tyrosine--tRNA ligase → MSATALDLLDGFDHVETVAEFEKRLALGRPLRVKLGIDPTSPDLHLGFMVVLAQLERFAQAGHRVTLIIGDFTARIGDPSGRNVTRPQLSREEIEANMRAYREQAGKVLDLERIEVRYNSEWLDSLTLADLVKLLAKTTVAQMLERNDFRERYDSGVAISLHEFLYPVAQAYDSVAIEADVELGGTDQLFNLLLGRQYQREFGQLPQICATVPLLVGLDGVKKMSKSLGNYVGVAEPANEQFGKLMKIPDDLIPIYARYAAFRAATECERLASDLAAGRSNPMEEKKRLAQDIVARYHGQASAKKAREHFEATVQRRELPSGDLDEIAVGECKRVSDVLVKAGLAESRRAAERLIAGNAVRIDGEPVRDSNAAWSATVPAVLSVGSRRFLRVLPHGG, encoded by the coding sequence GTGAGCGCGACGGCACTCGACCTCCTCGATGGATTCGATCACGTCGAGACGGTGGCGGAGTTCGAGAAACGGCTGGCTCTGGGGCGTCCGCTGCGCGTCAAACTCGGGATCGATCCAACGAGCCCCGATCTCCATCTCGGATTCATGGTCGTTCTCGCCCAGCTCGAGCGTTTCGCGCAAGCCGGACATCGCGTGACCTTGATCATTGGCGACTTCACGGCTCGCATCGGCGATCCGAGCGGACGCAACGTCACGCGACCGCAGCTTTCGCGCGAGGAAATCGAAGCAAACATGCGCGCCTATCGCGAGCAGGCCGGCAAAGTGTTGGACTTAGAGCGCATCGAGGTCCGTTACAACTCCGAGTGGCTCGACTCGCTCACGCTCGCGGATCTGGTGAAATTGCTTGCCAAGACGACGGTCGCGCAGATGCTCGAGCGCAACGACTTTCGCGAACGTTACGACTCCGGTGTGGCGATTTCACTGCACGAATTTCTTTACCCGGTCGCGCAAGCCTACGATTCGGTCGCGATTGAGGCCGACGTGGAACTAGGCGGCACCGATCAACTCTTCAATCTATTGCTTGGGCGCCAGTACCAGCGCGAGTTCGGGCAGCTTCCGCAAATCTGTGCAACGGTGCCATTGCTCGTCGGACTCGATGGCGTGAAGAAGATGAGCAAATCGTTGGGCAACTACGTCGGCGTCGCCGAGCCGGCGAACGAACAATTCGGAAAGCTGATGAAGATTCCCGATGACCTGATCCCGATCTATGCGCGTTACGCCGCGTTTCGTGCGGCAACGGAATGCGAACGCCTGGCCTCCGATTTAGCTGCGGGCCGCAGCAATCCGATGGAGGAGAAGAAGCGGCTCGCGCAAGACATCGTTGCTCGCTACCACGGCCAAGCGTCCGCGAAGAAGGCGCGCGAGCATTTCGAAGCCACGGTCCAGCGCCGCGAACTGCCTTCCGGCGATCTCGACGAAATCGCTGTGGGCGAGTGCAAGCGGGTGAGCGATGTGCTCGTCAAGGCGGGCTTGGCGGAAAGTCGTCGCGCTGCCGAGCGTCTGATCGCCGGCAATGCGGTAAGAATCGACGGCGAACCGGTCCGCGACAGCAACGCGGCGTGGAGCGCGACCGTACCCGCGGTGCTCTCGGTCGGCTCGCGGCGTTTCCTTCGAGTATTGCCGCACGGCGGCTAA
- a CDS encoding Smr/MutS family protein: MRARVVDATHTQRGKNYAIELAPSDDFDSVRSEQLRTQAVRALIAESDFHVMPAIETNALTQAAQLGQTLAAADLRAVGVAIAAAGAAARAAAHRAELAEILAAYHDLGALARSIVDGIDERGMVLDRASPALARVRRNLAQAQADARDRLGAILNSAKYAKAIQDRIVTIRNGRFVIPIKAEFAAGLPSIVHDTSASGQTLFVEPLSALETNNRIRTLQIEEEREVRRILDAFSRDIGSHAAAIDANVEMLARLDLLAAKAEHAIRSQSAPPELHDEPLLIIESGRHPLLGERAVPQSLRLDGTTRLLVISGPNMGGKTVALKTAGLFVIMAYCGMQVPAARACVGRFERVLADIGDEQSVVANTSTFSAHLERMREMLDGADSRTLVVVDEIGGGTEPSAGAALAIAMLERLLACGARGVVSTHSVELKLFAHAVPGVVNASVRFDPKTFAPTFELDVGTPGQSLAFPLATRLGIDPQIVQRAEALLERRERDYENALAQLAQRNSELREERMQLAAARREVAHELETAARARGELDDERRQFAARAEERMQRALREFVRELDRRKITRSQASLLAQTVEKMRRDLGIGSRAPAPAEAGAYEPGDAVRIVSLDQEGAVVEDWGERLLVSIGSMKMMVEKNDVRPLGRVQTRSQRSTAGAETRMNAARRSSAEFDVRGKRYAEAEPLIDRWIDDAILAGSTSLRLIHGKGTGMLGRGLHEYLRGHTGVKSFRYGNEEEGSTGVTVIELQA, from the coding sequence GTGCGAGCCCGCGTCGTCGACGCGACCCACACGCAGCGCGGCAAGAACTACGCAATCGAACTGGCGCCCTCAGATGACTTCGATTCGGTGCGCAGCGAACAGCTTCGTACGCAAGCCGTGCGCGCTTTGATCGCCGAATCCGATTTCCACGTCATGCCTGCGATCGAGACGAACGCGTTGACGCAGGCTGCCCAGTTGGGACAAACGCTCGCCGCCGCCGACTTGCGCGCCGTCGGCGTAGCGATCGCTGCCGCCGGCGCAGCTGCACGCGCGGCGGCCCATCGAGCCGAGCTCGCCGAGATCCTCGCGGCGTATCACGATCTCGGTGCTCTAGCGCGCTCGATCGTCGATGGCATCGACGAACGCGGCATGGTCCTCGATCGGGCCTCGCCGGCCCTCGCTCGCGTTCGCCGCAACCTCGCGCAAGCCCAAGCCGACGCACGCGACCGTCTCGGCGCGATTCTGAACTCGGCGAAGTATGCCAAAGCAATTCAAGACCGCATCGTCACTATTCGCAATGGCCGTTTTGTGATTCCGATCAAAGCCGAGTTTGCGGCCGGCCTGCCGAGCATCGTCCACGATACCAGCGCAAGCGGACAGACGCTCTTCGTCGAGCCACTCTCGGCATTGGAAACAAATAACCGGATACGAACCTTGCAGATTGAGGAGGAGCGGGAGGTTCGACGAATTCTCGACGCCTTCTCGCGCGACATAGGCTCGCACGCCGCCGCGATCGATGCGAACGTCGAGATGCTCGCGCGTCTCGATCTGCTGGCGGCCAAGGCGGAGCACGCGATTCGGTCGCAGAGTGCGCCGCCGGAATTGCACGACGAACCGCTGCTGATCATCGAGAGCGGGCGCCATCCCCTCTTAGGGGAACGCGCGGTTCCGCAATCGTTACGTCTGGATGGCACGACGCGTTTGCTCGTCATCAGTGGTCCGAATATGGGTGGGAAGACCGTTGCGCTCAAGACGGCCGGTCTTTTCGTGATCATGGCCTACTGCGGAATGCAGGTTCCCGCCGCGCGCGCCTGCGTCGGCCGATTCGAGCGCGTCCTCGCCGATATCGGCGACGAGCAATCCGTCGTCGCCAATACTTCGACGTTCTCGGCGCATCTCGAACGAATGCGGGAGATGCTCGATGGCGCCGATTCGCGGACGCTGGTGGTGGTTGACGAGATTGGCGGCGGAACCGAGCCGTCGGCCGGAGCGGCGCTGGCAATCGCAATGCTCGAGCGACTCCTTGCCTGCGGCGCACGTGGGGTCGTCTCCACCCATTCGGTCGAACTCAAGCTCTTCGCGCACGCGGTGCCGGGCGTCGTCAACGCCAGCGTGCGATTCGATCCGAAAACGTTCGCTCCGACGTTCGAGCTCGACGTGGGCACGCCAGGCCAGTCCTTGGCCTTTCCCTTGGCGACGCGCCTGGGCATCGATCCGCAGATCGTCCAGCGCGCGGAGGCGTTGCTCGAGCGTCGCGAACGCGACTATGAAAACGCACTGGCGCAGCTCGCGCAACGCAATAGCGAGCTGCGCGAAGAGCGGATGCAGCTTGCCGCCGCGCGACGTGAGGTGGCGCACGAGCTCGAAACCGCGGCCAGAGCGCGAGGCGAGCTCGACGACGAGCGACGCCAGTTTGCAGCGCGCGCCGAAGAACGAATGCAACGCGCGCTGCGCGAATTCGTTCGCGAGCTGGACCGGCGCAAGATCACGCGCTCCCAGGCGTCGCTGCTCGCACAGACGGTTGAGAAGATGCGTCGTGATTTGGGCATCGGTTCGCGCGCGCCGGCCCCAGCCGAGGCTGGCGCGTATGAGCCGGGCGACGCCGTACGCATCGTTTCGCTCGATCAAGAGGGCGCCGTTGTCGAGGATTGGGGTGAAAGGTTGCTCGTTTCTATCGGTTCAATGAAGATGATGGTGGAGAAGAACGACGTACGGCCCCTGGGTCGCGTGCAGACGCGTTCGCAACGCTCCACCGCCGGCGCGGAGACTCGAATGAATGCCGCGCGACGCTCTTCCGCCGAATTCGACGTGCGCGGAAAACGCTACGCCGAGGCGGAGCCGCTGATCGATCGCTGGATCGACGATGCGATCCTCGCCGGGAGCACCTCGCTACGGCTCATTCACGGCAAAGGTACGGGCATGTTGGGACGCGGTTTGCACGAGTATCTGCGTGGCCATACCGGCGTCAAGAGTTTCCGCTACGGCAACGAAGAGGAAGGTTCGACCGGCGTCACCGTCATCGAGTTGCAGGCGTGA
- the gatB gene encoding Asp-tRNA(Asn)/Glu-tRNA(Gln) amidotransferase subunit GatB yields MSVAYEAVIGIECHVELKTQTKMFCGCANEFGGEPNTKICPVCLGMPGALPVPNAKAIEQIVTAGLAFGAEIPSFSKFDRKNYFYPDMPKDYQISQYDMPLSVGGMVTYWLEDGTVKHCRLTRIHLEEDTGKSTHAGSGDGRIAGSSYSLVDFNRAGVPLMECVSEPELRSAAEAVGYLESLRRTFLTLGVSDVKMEEGSLRCDANVSIRPAGSTELGTKTEIKNMNSFRSVERAIESEIARQREIVASGGRIVQETRGWDEVNGITHSMRSKEEAHDYRYFPDPDLVPLEMSRDDVARLRDALPALPWQRFERYTREYGIAPKQATQLVDNVALAEYFDRVVACCGNAHQSSNFVLGDLSRLANETGVAIAESKVLPEHLGELVGLVESKRINSKIAKELLGRMWAGAGSPRALVEQEGLAQTSDPATIERFVDDVIAAHAAVVAEYRAGKTNVLGFLVGQVMKTSRGKADPALVNELVRKKLC; encoded by the coding sequence GTGAGCGTTGCCTATGAGGCGGTTATCGGCATCGAGTGTCACGTCGAGCTCAAGACGCAGACGAAAATGTTCTGCGGCTGCGCCAACGAGTTCGGAGGCGAGCCGAACACCAAAATCTGCCCGGTTTGCCTAGGGATGCCGGGTGCGCTGCCGGTTCCCAACGCGAAGGCGATCGAGCAAATCGTGACCGCGGGACTGGCCTTCGGAGCCGAAATTCCGTCGTTCTCGAAGTTCGATCGGAAGAATTATTTCTATCCCGACATGCCCAAAGATTATCAGATCTCGCAGTACGATATGCCGCTCTCCGTCGGCGGGATGGTAACGTACTGGCTCGAGGACGGTACGGTCAAGCACTGTCGCTTAACGCGAATTCACCTCGAAGAAGACACCGGCAAATCGACGCACGCGGGCTCGGGAGACGGCCGGATCGCCGGAAGCTCGTACTCCCTCGTCGATTTCAACCGCGCGGGCGTGCCGCTGATGGAGTGCGTATCCGAACCGGAGCTGCGCAGTGCGGCCGAGGCGGTCGGATATCTCGAATCGTTGCGGCGCACGTTTCTAACCCTGGGCGTGAGCGACGTTAAAATGGAGGAAGGGTCGCTCCGCTGCGACGCTAACGTTTCGATTCGACCGGCCGGATCCACGGAGCTCGGAACGAAGACCGAAATCAAGAATATGAACTCGTTTCGTTCCGTCGAGCGCGCGATTGAGAGCGAAATCGCCCGCCAGCGCGAGATCGTTGCTTCCGGAGGCCGGATCGTTCAAGAGACACGCGGCTGGGACGAAGTCAACGGCATCACCCACTCAATGCGCAGCAAAGAAGAGGCGCACGATTATCGCTATTTTCCCGATCCCGATCTCGTGCCGCTGGAAATGTCGCGCGACGACGTCGCGCGGCTGCGCGATGCCCTGCCTGCGCTTCCCTGGCAGCGCTTCGAGCGCTACACGCGCGAGTACGGGATTGCCCCCAAACAAGCGACTCAGCTCGTGGATAACGTCGCGTTAGCGGAATACTTCGATCGAGTCGTCGCCTGCTGCGGCAACGCGCATCAGTCGAGCAACTTCGTTCTGGGCGATCTTTCGCGGCTCGCAAACGAGACCGGCGTTGCTATTGCCGAATCGAAGGTCCTTCCCGAGCATCTTGGCGAGCTCGTTGGTTTGGTTGAATCCAAGCGCATCAACTCGAAGATTGCCAAGGAACTGTTGGGCCGGATGTGGGCGGGCGCCGGATCTCCCAGGGCGCTGGTCGAGCAAGAGGGACTCGCGCAGACGAGCGATCCGGCAACCATCGAGCGTTTCGTCGACGACGTCATTGCCGCGCATGCGGCCGTCGTCGCCGAGTATCGAGCGGGCAAAACCAACGTGCTCGGCTTCCTGGTGGGCCAAGTCATGAAGACCTCGCGTGGAAAGGCCGATCCAGCGCTCGTCAACGAGCTAGTACGCAAAAAACTCTGCTGA
- the gatA gene encoding Asp-tRNA(Asn)/Glu-tRNA(Gln) amidotransferase subunit GatA, with protein sequence MSDSIARSAAEIAAIVQSRQMSAAEVVDATLSHVGAVDGSIGAYLAVTADLARAQAARVDDRLRNGERLPLAGVPIAVKDNMCLDGTVTSCGSKILKSWVAPYTATAVERMLQAGAVAIGKANCDEFAMGSSCENSALGVTRNPYDLTRVPGGSSGGSAAAVAAYEAAIGLGSDTGGSIREPGAFCNLVAFKPTYGRVSRYGLIAFASSLDQIGPLARTVEDAALAYDAMAGYDPMDATSIDRPVDATAGELRTDLRGLRVGIVREFDTKALGDGLDAVYQRAYRDLEALGAQLVEVALPTADYGVATYYLIAPAECSSNLARFDGVRYGLRVEGGDVRAMYDRTRAAGFGPEVKRRILIGTHALSSGYYDAYYVRAQKARTLIARDFERAFADCDLIACPAASCPAFVFGAKSDPYSMYLMDYYTIPMSLAGLPALSVPCGWITPQDGSVPMPIGLQLSAPLFGERLLLGAAHAYEGATRHAAVRRPALDGVHT encoded by the coding sequence ATGAGCGATTCCATCGCACGCAGCGCCGCAGAAATCGCGGCGATCGTCCAATCGCGGCAGATGAGCGCCGCCGAAGTGGTTGACGCGACACTCTCGCACGTCGGTGCCGTCGACGGCTCGATCGGCGCCTACTTAGCAGTGACCGCCGATTTGGCACGCGCACAGGCTGCTCGCGTCGACGATCGTCTGCGAAACGGTGAACGGCTCCCACTCGCGGGCGTACCGATCGCCGTGAAGGATAACATGTGCCTCGACGGCACGGTGACGTCGTGCGGCAGCAAGATCTTGAAGAGTTGGGTCGCGCCATATACGGCCACTGCGGTCGAACGAATGCTTCAGGCCGGTGCGGTCGCGATCGGAAAAGCAAATTGCGACGAGTTCGCAATGGGCAGTTCTTGCGAGAACTCTGCGTTGGGAGTGACGCGCAATCCATACGATCTCACACGCGTTCCGGGGGGCTCGAGCGGCGGATCCGCCGCGGCGGTGGCTGCCTACGAAGCGGCGATCGGATTAGGCAGCGACACGGGCGGTTCGATTCGAGAGCCCGGCGCTTTTTGCAATCTCGTTGCATTCAAACCAACGTACGGGCGAGTCTCTCGCTACGGTCTGATTGCCTTCGCTTCCAGCCTCGACCAGATCGGGCCACTCGCGCGCACGGTCGAGGATGCGGCGCTCGCCTACGACGCGATGGCCGGGTACGACCCGATGGACGCGACCTCGATCGATCGTCCGGTCGATGCGACCGCCGGCGAGCTTCGCACGGACCTACGCGGTCTGCGGGTCGGCATCGTGCGCGAGTTCGACACGAAGGCGCTCGGCGACGGCCTCGACGCCGTCTACCAGCGCGCGTACCGCGATTTGGAAGCGCTCGGCGCGCAGCTCGTCGAGGTAGCCCTGCCGACCGCCGACTACGGCGTCGCGACCTACTATTTGATCGCGCCGGCGGAATGTTCGTCGAATCTGGCGCGTTTCGACGGCGTGCGTTACGGTTTGCGCGTCGAGGGCGGCGACGTGCGCGCGATGTACGATCGGACGCGCGCCGCCGGTTTCGGGCCGGAAGTCAAGCGCCGAATTCTGATCGGCACCCACGCTCTTTCCAGCGGATACTACGACGCATACTACGTCCGCGCGCAGAAGGCTCGCACGTTGATCGCGCGCGATTTCGAGCGCGCCTTTGCCGATTGCGATCTCATCGCGTGCCCGGCCGCAAGCTGCCCCGCGTTCGTGTTTGGCGCAAAGAGCGATCCTTACAGCATGTACTTGATGGACTACTACACCATTCCAATGTCCCTCGCGGGGCTGCCGGCGCTCTCAGTGCCGTGCGGCTGGATAACCCCGCAAGACGGAAGCGTGCCGATGCCGATCGGACTGCAATTGAGTGCGCCGCTCTTCGGCGAGCGGCTCCTGCTGGGAGCCGCGCATGCGTACGAGGGCGCAACGCGTCATGCGGCGGTACGCCGCCCTGCGCTCGACGGTGTGCATACGTGA
- the gatC gene encoding Asp-tRNA(Asn)/Glu-tRNA(Gln) amidotransferase subunit GatC, protein MASDSIDIRYVARLAQLALRDDEIEVFEQQLGDLLGHVKRLSELDTASVPATAQVVESRNVLRDDVRRPCLDRERVLSEAPQRQGAFFRVPRIIAE, encoded by the coding sequence TTGGCGTCCGATTCAATTGATATCCGCTACGTCGCGCGACTCGCGCAACTCGCCTTGCGCGACGACGAGATCGAAGTATTCGAGCAGCAGCTCGGCGATCTGCTCGGTCACGTGAAGCGCCTCTCAGAACTCGACACGGCAAGCGTCCCAGCGACGGCTCAAGTCGTCGAATCCCGCAACGTGTTGCGCGACGACGTCAGGCGGCCTTGCCTCGATCGCGAACGGGTCTTGTCGGAGGCGCCGCAGCGGCAAGGCGCGTTCTTCCGCGTGCCGAGAATCATCGCCGAATAG